One segment of Halomonas sp. TD01 DNA contains the following:
- the phnC gene encoding phosphonate ABC transporter ATP-binding protein: MLEITNLVKRYGHNEAVLKGLDLKVEDNSVVSIVGASGAGKSTMLRCINRLVEPTSGSIKLNGAELVNVKGAELRRARRKIGMVFQGFNLLDRLTVMENVLAGRLGYVNLYQAISRRYPQADIERAFTLMERVGIAHYANKRADELSGGERQRVGVVRALMQEPDLLLADEPTASLDPRTSEQIMILLQSLASELSLPVLINIHNVAQAKTYTERIVGLRHGKMIFDGLPADFNKDALDAIYGGIEAPDDAITEQPDAHTEEPRHDAV, encoded by the coding sequence ATGCTGGAAATTACGAATCTGGTCAAGCGTTATGGCCACAACGAGGCGGTGCTGAAGGGCCTCGATCTTAAGGTAGAGGACAACAGCGTTGTTTCTATCGTTGGCGCGTCCGGTGCTGGTAAAAGCACTATGCTCCGCTGCATCAATCGGTTAGTAGAACCTACATCGGGCTCTATCAAACTCAACGGCGCCGAACTGGTTAACGTGAAAGGCGCTGAATTACGCCGTGCCCGGCGTAAAATTGGCATGGTCTTCCAGGGCTTTAACTTACTTGACCGCCTTACCGTCATGGAGAACGTACTCGCTGGGCGGCTTGGCTACGTTAATCTCTACCAAGCAATCTCACGGCGCTACCCCCAAGCCGATATAGAGCGCGCCTTTACCCTTATGGAGCGCGTTGGGATTGCTCATTACGCCAATAAACGTGCCGATGAGCTTTCCGGCGGTGAGCGCCAGCGCGTCGGGGTGGTACGAGCATTAATGCAAGAACCCGACCTGTTACTGGCCGACGAACCAACGGCGTCGCTAGACCCGCGCACGTCCGAGCAGATCATGATACTGCTGCAGAGCCTTGCCAGTGAGCTTTCGCTGCCGGTATTGATCAACATTCACAACGTTGCTCAAGCAAAAACCTACACTGAGCGTATTGTCGGTTTACGCCACGGCAAGATGATTTTTGATGGGTTGCCCGCGGACTTTAATAAAGATGCGCTCGATGCTATCTATGGCGGTATTGAAGCACCTGACGATGCAATAACCGAGCAGCCCGATGCTCATACAGAGGAGCCACGACATGACGCCGTCTGA
- a CDS encoding histidine phosphatase family protein: MSNTFTTAFYHWRNRYLLMRHGHSQANEQGLIISSPERGLCDFGLSPLGEQQLSTVVEQWQWPTPTKVVHSDFLRTTQTAERVACAFGLTLEKEERLRERYFGEFDGQTDRYYPDVWALDTQDADHQQHQVEAVSKVASRMCAVIKEVERRCEGETVLVVSHGDPLQILLTALANKPLTQHREQPALQPASITPLGS, from the coding sequence ATGTCAAACACTTTCACAACCGCCTTCTACCATTGGCGAAACCGCTATCTCTTGATGCGCCATGGCCACAGCCAGGCGAACGAACAAGGGCTCATTATTAGTTCGCCTGAGCGTGGGCTTTGCGACTTCGGCTTGTCACCTCTGGGTGAACAGCAGCTATCGACAGTCGTTGAGCAGTGGCAGTGGCCGACTCCCACGAAGGTGGTGCACTCGGACTTTTTGCGGACTACACAAACCGCTGAACGAGTCGCCTGTGCCTTTGGCTTAACACTGGAGAAAGAGGAGCGCCTGCGTGAGCGCTACTTCGGTGAGTTCGATGGACAAACGGATCGGTATTATCCGGATGTATGGGCGCTAGATACCCAAGATGCGGACCATCAACAGCATCAGGTGGAGGCGGTCAGCAAGGTGGCCTCGAGGATGTGTGCCGTGATTAAGGAGGTAGAGCGCCGCTGTGAAGGTGAGACAGTACTGGTGGTGAGTCATGGCGACCCGTTACAAATACTGCTCACAGCGCTTGCCAACAAACCGCTGACGCAACATCGCGAGCAACCTGCCTTACAGCCTGCCAGTATTACCCCGCTGGGGAGTTAG
- the phnD gene encoding phosphate/phosphite/phosphonate ABC transporter substrate-binding protein, translating into MQTSRFCKRPLAMLAAASLLPFALLSSHAFAECERGDLDSLYCDENGDMVADRPSDESEWANPDTLIFAYTPVEDPAIYSDIWQPFIDHLSDVTERDVRFFAVQSNAAQVEAMRSGRLHIAGFSTGPTPFAVNLAGAVPFALMGSDDGQFGYTLQLFTHVDSDIESLEDLKGKRVAHTSPTSNSGNLAPRALLPELGITPDEDYDVVYSGSHDQSMLGVVARDYDAAPVASEVVERMAARGLYDEDDVRLIFESDRFPTTSYNYAHNLHPDLVEKIEEAFFTFDFIGTELGEEFEGVEKFIPINYKDNWQVIRTIQAANGVSYTPDNLE; encoded by the coding sequence ATGCAAACATCACGTTTCTGCAAGCGCCCGCTTGCTATGCTGGCGGCTGCATCATTGCTCCCCTTCGCACTGCTCTCTAGCCATGCCTTCGCCGAATGCGAACGCGGTGACCTTGATTCCCTTTACTGCGATGAAAATGGTGACATGGTCGCTGATCGCCCAAGCGATGAGTCAGAGTGGGCAAATCCAGACACCCTTATTTTTGCTTACACACCGGTAGAAGATCCTGCCATTTATTCGGATATCTGGCAGCCCTTTATTGACCATCTTTCTGACGTTACCGAACGCGATGTGCGCTTCTTCGCCGTTCAATCTAACGCCGCACAAGTCGAAGCCATGCGTAGCGGGCGCTTACACATTGCCGGCTTCTCAACCGGCCCTACTCCATTTGCCGTTAACTTGGCAGGCGCGGTACCCTTCGCATTAATGGGGTCAGATGACGGCCAGTTCGGCTACACCCTGCAGCTATTTACCCACGTAGACTCAGACATTGAGAGCCTGGAAGATCTCAAGGGCAAGCGTGTTGCCCACACCTCACCAACGTCCAACTCCGGTAATCTAGCGCCGCGAGCCTTACTGCCAGAGCTTGGCATTACCCCCGACGAAGATTACGACGTGGTCTACTCCGGCAGCCATGACCAATCAATGCTGGGCGTGGTAGCACGGGACTACGATGCCGCCCCAGTGGCTTCTGAAGTGGTCGAGCGCATGGCAGCCCGCGGCCTATACGATGAAGATGATGTACGTCTAATTTTCGAGTCTGACCGTTTCCCTACCACCTCCTATAACTACGCCCATAACTTACACCCGGACCTTGTAGAAAAAATCGAGGAAGCCTTCTTTACCTTCGATTTCATTGGCACCGAGCTTGGCGAAGAGTTTGAAGGCGTCGAGAAGTTTATTCCGATTAATTACAAAGATAACTGGCAAGTGATTCGCACTATTCAGGCGGCAAACGGCGTGAGCTACACGCCAGACAACCTGGAGTAA
- the phnE gene encoding phosphonate ABC transporter, permease protein PhnE — MVDHAQQLADRVWHRYDRKERLIRYAVLLGTLMLVFWAVRDIDIFWPWVWDAPNQMSNLGARMWPPSAAGLNSILNALLETVHIATLATFLTIFLALPVAYIAAQNTTPNRVCLWLGRFILVSSRSVNTIIWALLFVAIFGPGVLAGILAIVFRSIGFIGKLMGEAIEEIDRRPVEAMEATGASKAKVVAYAIVPQVMPAFFAIVILRWDINIRESTVLGLVGAGGIGVILQGAIDTFAWPTVATILIAIIILVLIGEAITSLLRSKVL; from the coding sequence ATGGTAGATCACGCACAGCAACTTGCCGACCGCGTTTGGCATCGCTACGACCGTAAAGAGCGGCTCATCCGCTACGCCGTGCTGCTGGGCACGTTAATGCTGGTGTTCTGGGCGGTTCGCGATATTGATATTTTCTGGCCCTGGGTATGGGACGCTCCCAATCAAATGTCTAACTTGGGTGCGCGCATGTGGCCACCCAGCGCTGCCGGGCTAAACAGTATTCTCAACGCCCTGCTTGAAACGGTACATATCGCGACGTTAGCAACATTCCTCACTATTTTCCTAGCCTTGCCCGTGGCCTATATCGCCGCACAGAACACCACTCCCAATCGTGTTTGCCTGTGGCTAGGGCGCTTTATTCTAGTATCAAGCCGCTCGGTGAATACGATTATATGGGCGCTGTTATTTGTGGCTATTTTTGGCCCCGGCGTGCTGGCAGGGATTTTAGCGATTGTGTTTCGCTCAATTGGCTTTATCGGCAAGTTAATGGGTGAGGCGATTGAAGAAATCGACCGGCGACCGGTGGAAGCGATGGAAGCTACCGGTGCTTCCAAGGCAAAAGTGGTTGCCTACGCCATTGTGCCCCAGGTGATGCCAGCCTTTTTTGCCATTGTGATTTTGCGCTGGGATATTAATATCCGTGAATCCACCGTGCTAGGACTCGTTGGCGCAGGCGGCATTGGTGTGATTCTTCAAGGAGCTATCGACACCTTTGCCTGGCCGACGGTCGCCACCATTTTGATCGCGATTATTATCTTGGTACTGATTGGCGAAGCCATTACAAGTCTACTGCGCAGCAAGGTACTTTAA
- the phnE gene encoding phosphonate ABC transporter, permease protein PhnE, whose amino-acid sequence MTPSDSPASPRTWKKPPFIANPVIRYGIFIVAAIYLVWAFGSLPFNWARISEGLPRAARIFSGGFPPSLERYELLLTGFKESFQIAILATLLGVFLSIPFAVMAARNIAPMPIYVIGRAVIIISRSFHPVIVAILFVAAVGFGPLAGILTLTLYSIGFVGKLLAEEIEEIDWGQVEAMRAAGAGYIATLYYAVFPQILPRQVGLSMYQLDSNLRASAVVGIVGAGGIGGTLMNAFGRYDYDFAFAILLVIIAVILLSEGISGWVRKKIW is encoded by the coding sequence ATGACGCCGTCTGACTCCCCCGCTTCTCCGCGCACCTGGAAAAAGCCGCCTTTTATTGCCAATCCCGTCATCCGTTACGGCATTTTTATTGTCGCAGCGATTTATCTGGTGTGGGCTTTCGGTTCTTTACCGTTTAATTGGGCGCGCATTTCAGAAGGCTTACCGCGGGCAGCGCGCATCTTTAGCGGAGGCTTCCCACCCAGCTTGGAACGATACGAGTTGCTGCTGACAGGTTTTAAAGAGAGCTTCCAAATTGCCATTCTCGCCACATTGCTAGGCGTTTTCCTATCGATACCGTTTGCGGTGATGGCCGCTCGTAACATTGCACCAATGCCCATTTACGTTATTGGCCGCGCGGTCATTATTATCTCGCGCAGCTTCCACCCCGTTATTGTGGCCATCTTATTCGTGGCGGCCGTTGGGTTTGGGCCACTGGCAGGTATTTTAACGCTTACCCTCTACTCCATCGGTTTTGTTGGAAAGTTGTTAGCAGAAGAAATCGAAGAGATTGACTGGGGGCAAGTAGAGGCCATGCGTGCGGCAGGTGCAGGCTACATTGCTACGTTGTATTACGCCGTCTTTCCTCAAATATTACCCCGCCAGGTCGGCCTGTCGATGTACCAGCTTGATAGCAATCTTCGCGCCTCTGCGGTGGTTGGGATCGTCGGTGCAGGCGGTATCGGTGGCACGTTAATGAATGCCTTTGGTCGTTATGATTACGACTTCGCCTTTGCGATTCTGCTGGTCATTATCGCGGTTATTTTGCTTAGTGAAGGCATCAGCGGCTGGGTGAGGAAAAAAATATGGTAG
- a CDS encoding RidA family protein — protein MEKLFIDRAPQPIAPFSHACRVGDLVFITGQMPTVPETNEMLLGTFTEQTHRVMQNLAIVLEEVGSSFEYVVQSRVFITNMGHFDEVNGVYASYFTQPLPTRTCIGVTGLAGGADVEVDMIAWIPPAQETD, from the coding sequence ATGGAAAAGCTATTTATCGACCGCGCCCCGCAGCCGATTGCTCCTTTTTCGCACGCTTGCCGAGTAGGCGATTTAGTGTTTATTACCGGCCAGATGCCCACCGTCCCGGAAACCAACGAAATGCTGCTGGGTACATTTACCGAGCAAACTCACCGCGTCATGCAAAACTTAGCCATTGTATTGGAAGAGGTGGGCAGCAGCTTTGAATACGTGGTTCAGTCACGGGTGTTTATTACCAACATGGGCCACTTTGACGAGGTGAATGGTGTCTACGCCAGCTACTTCACGCAGCCACTACCAACCCGCACTTGTATTGGTGTCACCGGTCTTGCTGGTGGGGCCGATGTAGAAGTGGATATGATTGCTTGGATTCCTCCCGCGCAAGAAACCGACTAA